The Streptomyces durmitorensis genome contains the following window.
ACGCGCACGCGTGCTCCTCGTCGCGGGCCGCCCCGGCTCGGGCCGCACCGCGCTCGCCGAGGAACTCGCGCGGCAGCTCGCCGACGACTATCCCGACGGGGTGCTCCGCGCCCACCTCACCGAACCCGACGGCACGCGCGTGCCCACGGAGCGCACCGCCCGCGAGCTCCTGGACGCCCTCGACGTCCCGGCGCCCCCGGGAGCCGACGAGGACGAGCTCGCCGAAGTGCTCCGAGAGGCACTCTCCGGCCGCAGGGCCCTGCTCCTCCTGGACGGCGCCGCGGACGCCGAGCAGGTCGACCCGCTGCTCCCGGACGCGCCCGAATGCCTGGCCGTGGCCGTCTCGGAGGGCCCGCTCACCGGGATCCCGGACGTGCGTCCGTGCACGCTGGGCGGCCTGGACTCCGCCGCCGCGGTCGAACTGCTCTCCCGCGCGGCGGGCCCGGTGCGCATCACCGTCGACCCGCGCTCCGCGGAGAGCCTGGTCGAGGCGTGCGCCGCGCACCCCGCAGCGCTCGTCCTGGCCGGCGGCTGGCTCTCCGTGCGGCCCAAGGCGGCCGTCGCCGACCTGGCCAAGCAGGTGCACGACCGCCCCGAGGAGGCCTCCGCGCTCGCGCGCGTCTTCCACCATTCGTACGCCTCGCTGCCGGGGACGGCCGCGCGGATACTGCGACTGCTCTCCCTCGCCCCCGCCGGCCACGTGGACCCGCACACCGCTTCCGCGCTCGCGGGCTGCTCGGTCTCCGCGGCCCGCACGACCCTGGACGACTTCGTGAAGCTCGGCCTGGTCAGGGCCGTGGATTCGCCGCTTCCGCAGTACGAGGTGCCGGGCTGCCTCGTGCCGCTGCTCCGCGCGTGCAGCGAGAGCCAGGACCGGCCCGCCGAGGTCCAGCTGGCGCGCGCCAGGATGCTGGAGCGGACCGTGCGTCTGCTCCAGTCCTGCCGGGCGATCACGGAGCCGGACGGCTCCGCCGCCCGCAAGAAGCTCGCCGGGATGCCGCGCGCCCTGCGTTTCCCCAGCCCCGCCGCAGCCTCCGAGTGGCTGCGCATCCGCCGGCCCGCCCTGCTGGCCGCCGCCCGCCTCGCGGTCGCCGACGGGGAGCTCGACACCCTCGCGCGTCGCCTGATGGCGGCCCTGACACGGGCCCTGGTCGCCCACCGGGGCACGGAGGACGCGGCTCCCGAGCTGTACGGCATCCACCGCCTCGTCCTGGATGTCGCCGAGCGCAGGAACCTGCCCCGCGAGAAGGCGGCGGCCCTCCTGAACCTCGCGGATCTGGACGCCAGGACGGGGCGTACGCAGGAGGCGCTGGTGCGCTATCGGCTGGCTCTGGACGCCGGACGGCAGGCAAATGATCCGTACGCGACCGGCCGCGCGATGGAATCCGTAGGCGGCGCCTACCAGGAGCTGGGGGACTGGTCGCGGGCCTCGGACTGGTTCGGGCGCGCCCTCGCCCATCGGCTCGCGCGCGACGAGCGCACCGACGCCGCCCGCCTCTACGGCCGCATCGGGACGGTGCACACCTACGCGGGCCGCTACGGAGAGGCGCTGCGCAACTGGAGCTCGGCCGTCACCGGGCACCGCAAGACCGGCGATGTGGCGGGCCAGGCAAGGGCGTTGAGCGAGCTGGCGCGGGTGCAGGAGTACGCGGGCCGGCCCGAGGAGTCGCTTCGCACCTGCCAGGAGGCCGTCGAGTGGGCGCGGCAGGCCGGTGACGTACGTCTCCAGGCGGCGCTGCAGCTCAGGCTGGCCGACACCCTGGACCGGCTCGGCGACCCGGCGGCGGCCCGGCTGCACCGCGGTGCGGCCGAGCGCATGCTGGGAATGGAGCTCGGGGAGGTCACAGGGCCTGCATCGAAGGATTCGAAGGATGGAGCAGGGGCTTCCGCCTACGAAATCCGTAGCGCTTCCGCAGAAGATTGATGCATTGAAAGGCTAGACAGCGAGAAGTCCTTCATTAGACTGGCTCCGCCGCGTACTTCCGTGGTGTCTCCGATGCGCCCTCTTGTGTATCGGTATGTAGTGCATTGCCCGAAAAACCCCTGAGCCAAGAGGACCGTGATCGACGTGAAGGTCGGCATCCCCCGCGAGGTCAAGAACAACGAGTTCCGGGTGGCCATCACCCCCGCCGGTGTGCACGAGCTGGTGCGCCACGGCCACCAGGTCGTCATCGAGCGGAACGCCGGTGTCGGCTCCTCGATCACGGACGCGGAGTACGTCTCCGCGGGCGCCGTCATCCTGGACACCGCCGACGAGGTCTGGGCCACCGCCGACCTCCTCCTGAAGGTCAAGGAGCCGGTCGCCGAGGAGTACCACCGCCTCCGCAAGGACCAGACCCTCTTCACCTACCTGCACCTGGCCGCCTCCAAGGAGTGCACGGACGCGCTCCTGGAGTCCGGCACCACCGCCATCGCGTACGAGACGGTCGAGACCGCGAACCGCGCGCTCCCGCTGCTCGCCCCGATGTCCGAGGTCGCGGGCCGCCTGGC
Protein-coding sequences here:
- a CDS encoding tetratricopeptide repeat protein; the encoded protein is MTDQAVDTDGSAAGGAVPRPASAQASDGGQFVGRRRELKELRADIDRAGLDTISGRKAPRARVLLVAGRPGSGRTALAEELARQLADDYPDGVLRAHLTEPDGTRVPTERTARELLDALDVPAPPGADEDELAEVLREALSGRRALLLLDGAADAEQVDPLLPDAPECLAVAVSEGPLTGIPDVRPCTLGGLDSAAAVELLSRAAGPVRITVDPRSAESLVEACAAHPAALVLAGGWLSVRPKAAVADLAKQVHDRPEEASALARVFHHSYASLPGTAARILRLLSLAPAGHVDPHTASALAGCSVSAARTTLDDFVKLGLVRAVDSPLPQYEVPGCLVPLLRACSESQDRPAEVQLARARMLERTVRLLQSCRAITEPDGSAARKKLAGMPRALRFPSPAAASEWLRIRRPALLAAARLAVADGELDTLARRLMAALTRALVAHRGTEDAAPELYGIHRLVLDVAERRNLPREKAAALLNLADLDARTGRTQEALVRYRLALDAGRQANDPYATGRAMESVGGAYQELGDWSRASDWFGRALAHRLARDERTDAARLYGRIGTVHTYAGRYGEALRNWSSAVTGHRKTGDVAGQARALSELARVQEYAGRPEESLRTCQEAVEWARQAGDVRLQAALQLRLADTLDRLGDPAAARLHRGAAERMLGMELGEVTGPASKDSKDGAGASAYEIRSASAED